A genome region from Staphylococcus capitis subsp. capitis includes the following:
- a CDS encoding helix-turn-helix transcriptional regulator, translating to MRENYSIRVFNQLAIKTTKALNVRVFYCLQGKSELTINLNKYELIKDEIAFVLLNDTYSFKSENDSICCVIDIPYDSYLRIANNSMLSNGLKINKNEQERVKFWIIKLLELHTLKKAYKTEANKLILYLMVELSHFENTDHPFNQKMYISEEIHEYLVNHHENKINKQDLANAVQLSNQTLTSMFKETPFQTFNQYLNHLRLKFCLNDILTTRRPIEEIAIDHGFHHYSRFIQLFKDTYGNTPKLIRRDYIATSIFQNKSEEIDLNRHILKSLSEFREETSLEIEERTIKVAESNNIYQSPDFYIEHINNNYFDQCSFLNMKRALNINKGNVHYIVDLNYKDIFKDRESFIKELLQLLQFISDLNMHPIFKVSTSRPDVFNSTEKMSFHQALEVLFIFLRQFNHFQLGFLIEEVKCSLIHQLQQSINKYFDDYQLIYRVKPGQYEELGLARIVNDVDKIMIPINLLEDLDIHQSKIIIEVDQLIKNKEKLLNIQTIDYIRLLMNQYDKVSGLSLPYLEKYVVVNIAQQEPNAFQLVSYVISMLNQLRGEIVYRNNQMVMTRYKHEYQVITYFLNIKSKMNVNQYRLIFSDIKQLNHAEVEYFDIQRYAISENNSLDNLMLYHQHHWLAKLNFKEISTSSIEIPKDSIAHFKFLISL from the coding sequence ATGAGAGAGAATTATTCGATACGTGTTTTTAATCAATTAGCTATTAAAACAACTAAAGCATTAAATGTAAGAGTATTCTATTGTTTACAAGGTAAGAGTGAGTTAACTATTAATTTGAACAAGTATGAATTAATTAAAGATGAAATCGCATTCGTACTTTTAAATGATACATACTCATTTAAAAGTGAAAATGATTCAATTTGCTGTGTTATTGATATACCTTATGATTCATATCTTAGAATTGCGAATAACTCAATGTTATCTAATGGTCTAAAAATAAATAAAAATGAGCAAGAAAGAGTTAAATTTTGGATAATAAAGTTATTGGAATTACATACTCTAAAAAAAGCTTACAAAACAGAGGCCAATAAATTAATTCTGTATTTAATGGTTGAACTAAGTCATTTTGAGAATACTGACCACCCATTTAATCAAAAAATGTACATTTCAGAAGAAATTCATGAATATTTAGTTAATCACCATGAAAATAAAATAAATAAGCAAGACTTAGCTAATGCAGTTCAGTTATCTAATCAAACACTTACAAGTATGTTTAAAGAAACGCCCTTTCAAACATTTAACCAATACCTTAACCATCTACGTTTAAAGTTTTGTCTAAATGATATTTTAACTACACGTCGACCGATAGAAGAGATAGCAATTGATCATGGCTTCCACCATTATTCTCGATTTATACAATTATTTAAAGATACTTATGGAAACACACCTAAATTAATTAGAAGAGATTATATAGCAACGTCTATCTTCCAAAATAAATCTGAAGAAATTGATTTAAATCGACATATTCTAAAGTCCCTAAGTGAATTCAGAGAAGAAACTTCACTTGAAATAGAAGAGCGTACAATTAAAGTGGCAGAAAGTAACAATATATATCAATCACCGGATTTTTATATTGAACACATTAACAATAATTATTTTGACCAATGTTCATTTCTAAACATGAAAAGAGCACTAAATATCAATAAAGGAAATGTACATTATATAGTAGATTTAAATTATAAAGATATATTTAAAGATAGAGAGTCGTTTATAAAAGAGTTGTTACAACTTCTTCAATTTATATCTGATTTAAATATGCATCCTATATTTAAAGTATCAACTTCAAGGCCAGATGTATTTAACTCAACAGAGAAAATGTCATTTCATCAAGCATTGGAAGTATTATTTATATTTTTGCGTCAATTTAATCATTTTCAATTAGGTTTTTTAATAGAAGAAGTTAAGTGTAGTTTAATCCACCAGTTACAACAATCTATTAATAAGTATTTTGATGATTATCAATTGATTTATCGAGTAAAACCTGGCCAATATGAAGAGTTAGGTTTAGCGCGAATAGTAAATGATGTGGATAAAATAATGATACCGATTAACTTATTAGAGGACCTCGATATTCATCAGTCTAAAATAATTATTGAAGTAGACCAATTAATAAAAAATAAGGAAAAACTACTAAATATACAAACAATTGATTATATAAGATTATTAATGAATCAATATGATAAAGTGAGTGGTTTATCGTTACCTTATTTAGAAAAATATGTGGTAGTTAATATAGCTCAACAAGAGCCGAATGCATTCCAGTTAGTATCTTATGTAATCAGTATGTTAAACCAACTGAGAGGCGAAATAGTTTATAGAAATAACCAGATGGTAATGACTCGATATAAACACGAGTATCAAGTGATTACATATTTTTTAAATATCAAATCAAAGATGAATGTGAATCAATATCGATTAATTTTTTCAGATATTAAACAACTCAACCATGCAGAGGTAGAGTATTTCGATATTCAAAGGTATGCGATAAGTGAGAACAATAGTCTGGACAATCTAATGCTTTATCATCAACACCATTGGTTAGCAAAATTAAATTTCAAAGAAATTTCAACATCTTCGATAGAAATTCCTAAAGATAGTATTGCCCATTTTAAATTTCTTATTTCATTGTAG
- a CDS encoding acyl-CoA dehydrogenase family protein, producing the protein MVQSFLVRTEIQKRWVAKFKQVEDIFKQRAAENDIQGQFPFENIKWLVDEGYTKLTLPKEYGGEGATIEDMVILQSYLGAIDGATALSIGWHLSVVGQLYEQNMWEQSMLNTFANEIVNGALVNRAVSEAETGSPTRGGRPGTHAVKEDNGYVLNGVKTFTSMSKALTHYIVGAYVEELDTVGFFLVPREFDGVEIADNWNMVGMRATESHDLVLNDVHIPYEYFVEASRKPQPNGWILHIPSCYLGIAQAARDYAVHFAENYSPNSIEGTIADLPTVQQNLGKMESLLLSARHFLWSTAQGYQIYEEDAQIWNVTSASKVMVMNQGMEVIDLAMRIVGAKSLEMDRPLQRYYRDMRAGLHNPPMEDMAYTNIAKSIPGKM; encoded by the coding sequence GTGGTACAGTCGTTTCTAGTACGCACAGAAATTCAAAAAAGATGGGTCGCAAAGTTTAAACAAGTGGAAGATATATTTAAACAACGAGCTGCGGAAAATGATATTCAAGGTCAATTTCCATTTGAAAATATAAAATGGTTAGTCGATGAGGGATATACTAAATTGACTTTACCTAAAGAGTACGGTGGAGAAGGTGCAACAATAGAAGATATGGTCATCTTACAAAGTTATTTAGGTGCAATAGATGGCGCAACGGCTTTATCAATTGGATGGCATCTCAGTGTGGTTGGTCAATTATATGAACAAAATATGTGGGAGCAAAGTATGCTCAATACATTTGCGAATGAGATTGTAAATGGAGCGCTAGTTAATCGTGCTGTTAGCGAAGCAGAAACCGGTAGTCCTACTAGAGGTGGGCGGCCAGGTACACATGCTGTTAAAGAAGACAATGGTTATGTGCTAAATGGAGTTAAAACATTTACCTCAATGAGTAAAGCATTAACGCATTACATTGTTGGAGCTTATGTAGAAGAGCTCGATACAGTTGGATTCTTCTTAGTACCTCGAGAATTTGATGGCGTTGAAATTGCTGATAATTGGAATATGGTAGGAATGCGTGCCACTGAAAGTCATGACTTAGTTCTTAATGATGTTCATATACCATACGAGTATTTTGTTGAAGCTAGTCGTAAACCTCAACCGAATGGGTGGATTCTTCATATACCAAGTTGTTATTTGGGTATTGCGCAAGCTGCTCGAGATTATGCAGTTCATTTTGCGGAAAATTATAGCCCCAATAGCATTGAAGGAACAATAGCAGATTTGCCGACCGTTCAACAGAATTTAGGTAAAATGGAAAGTTTATTATTGTCGGCGCGCCATTTCTTATGGAGTACTGCTCAAGGTTACCAAATATATGAAGAAGATGCGCAAATTTGGAATGTAACTTCAGCTAGTAAGGTAATGGTGATGAATCAAGGGATGGAAGTCATAGATTTAGCAATGAGAATCGTTGGAGCTAAAAGTTTAGAGATGGATCGACCGTTGCAACGTTATTATAGAGATATGAGGGCTGGATTGCATAATCCTCCTATGGAAGATATGGCTTATACGAATATTGCTAAAAGTATTCCAGGTAAGATGTAA
- the ureG gene encoding urease accessory protein UreG, with translation MAEPIRIGIGGPVGAGKTQLIEKVVKRLSQEMSIGVITNDIYTKEDEKILVNSGVLPEDRIIGVETGGCPHTAIREDASMNFAAIDELLERNDDIELIFIESGGDNLAATFSPELVDFSIYIIDVAQGEKIPRKGGQRMIKSDFFIINKTDLAPYVGASLEQMAEDTKVFRRNRPFAFTNLKTDEGLDEVIEWIERDTLLKGLA, from the coding sequence ATGGCTGAACCAATTAGAATTGGAATTGGAGGACCTGTAGGTGCAGGTAAAACTCAATTAATAGAAAAAGTTGTTAAACGTCTGTCTCAAGAAATGAGTATCGGTGTCATAACTAACGATATTTACACTAAAGAAGATGAAAAAATATTAGTCAATAGCGGTGTGCTACCTGAAGATAGAATTATCGGTGTAGAAACAGGTGGTTGCCCGCATACTGCAATCCGTGAAGATGCTTCTATGAACTTTGCTGCTATTGATGAATTATTAGAACGCAATGATGACATTGAACTCATTTTCATTGAATCTGGTGGCGATAATTTAGCAGCTACTTTTAGTCCTGAACTTGTAGACTTTTCAATTTATATTATTGATGTGGCTCAAGGTGAGAAAATTCCTCGCAAAGGCGGACAAAGAATGATTAAATCCGATTTCTTCATTATAAATAAAACAGATTTAGCTCCTTATGTTGGTGCTTCGTTAGAACAAATGGCAGAAGATACGAAAGTCTTTCGTCGCAATCGCCCTTTTGCTTTCACTAATTTGAAAACGGATGAAGGTCTAGATGAAGTGATTGAATGGATTGAGCGAGATACACTACTTAAAGGATTAGCTTAA
- a CDS encoding urease subunit beta: MIPGEIKVKSTEIEINKHHPETVIEVKNTGDRPIQVGSHFHFFEANKALAFDREKAYGKHLDIPAGAAVRFEPGDEKEVQLVEYAGHRKIFGFRGLVNGDIDEERVYRPTGKNGENAGIFGDEGEQNANKKGGKQ, translated from the coding sequence ATGATTCCTGGTGAAATAAAAGTTAAAAGTACAGAAATAGAAATCAATAAACATCATCCTGAAACTGTTATTGAAGTAAAGAACACAGGTGACAGACCTATCCAAGTTGGTTCTCATTTTCATTTCTTTGAAGCTAATAAAGCTTTAGCATTTGATCGCGAAAAAGCTTATGGAAAGCATTTAGATATCCCTGCTGGAGCTGCTGTTAGATTTGAACCTGGTGACGAAAAGGAAGTTCAACTTGTTGAATATGCTGGTCATCGTAAAATCTTTGGTTTCCGCGGTTTGGTCAATGGTGATATAGACGAAGAACGCGTCTATCGTCCAACTGGTAAAAATGGCGAAAATGCTGGCATTTTCGGTGATGAAGGCGAACAAAATGCGAATAAAAAAGGTGGTAAGCAATAA
- a CDS encoding urease subunit gamma, whose translation MHFTQREQDKLMIVVAAEVARRRKARGLKLNHPEALALISDELLEEARDGKTVAELMSYGKTILNEDDVMDGVASMIKEIEIEATFPDGTKLITVHHPIV comes from the coding sequence TTGCATTTCACACAACGAGAGCAAGATAAGTTAATGATAGTTGTGGCTGCAGAAGTTGCTCGTCGCCGTAAAGCACGAGGCCTTAAACTCAATCATCCTGAAGCACTTGCTTTGATTAGTGATGAACTACTTGAAGAAGCAAGAGATGGTAAAACTGTTGCTGAACTAATGAGCTATGGCAAAACGATTTTAAATGAAGACGATGTCATGGACGGTGTTGCAAGTATGATAAAAGAAATTGAAATCGAAGCAACATTTCCAGATGGAACTAAATTAATTACTGTCCATCATCCGATAGTTTAA
- the ureE gene encoding urease accessory protein UreE — protein sequence MIIEEIQGNIANLSPEEKQKHIEKVYLENSDLVKRIQRVKTDHGNEIGIRLKQPIDLQYGDILYQDETNMIVVDVNSEDLLVIKPRNLKEMGDIAHQLGNRHLPAQFTDTEMLVQYDYLVEDLLKQLGIPFNHEDRKVNQAFRHIGHSHD from the coding sequence ATGATTATCGAAGAAATTCAAGGCAACATTGCGAATTTATCTCCTGAAGAGAAACAAAAACACATTGAAAAAGTTTACTTAGAGAACTCTGATTTAGTAAAAAGAATTCAACGTGTCAAAACTGATCACGGTAATGAAATAGGTATCAGATTAAAACAACCGATTGATTTACAATACGGCGATATCTTATACCAAGATGAAACAAATATGATTGTGGTCGACGTAAACTCTGAAGATTTATTAGTAATTAAACCTAGAAACCTTAAAGAGATGGGAGATATTGCACATCAACTCGGAAATCGTCACCTTCCAGCACAATTTACAGATACTGAAATGTTAGTTCAATATGACTATTTAGTTGAAGATTTACTTAAGCAATTAGGTATTCCTTTTAATCATGAAGATAGAAAGGTAAATCAAGCATTTAGACATATAGGACATTCTCATGATTGA
- a CDS encoding urease accessory protein UreF — MIDHQHLRLFQFCDSQFPTGAFSHSFGLETYIQRQTVHDAESFTQWLTLFLNEQLTYSDGLAMRIVYDALENNNQTKILDIDKKIFVQSVPKETRVGTKQMGTRMVKLAMELYDAPWIQWYHEQMNLKKAKLHPAICFTILGHHLGMNIDTIIDYYLYQNVSSLTQNAVRAIPLGQTAGQKVVTNMIPYIEKTRQHILELAESDFGMTAPGLELNQMEHENVNVRIFIS, encoded by the coding sequence ATGATTGATCATCAACATCTAAGACTTTTTCAGTTCTGTGATTCTCAATTTCCGACTGGTGCATTTAGTCACTCATTTGGTCTTGAAACTTATATTCAACGACAGACGGTACATGATGCTGAATCATTTACACAGTGGCTTACACTCTTTTTAAATGAACAGTTGACTTATTCAGATGGTTTAGCAATGCGAATTGTATACGATGCTTTAGAAAATAATAATCAGACAAAAATTTTGGACATCGATAAAAAAATATTTGTTCAAAGTGTGCCTAAAGAAACTCGAGTTGGTACGAAACAAATGGGCACGAGAATGGTTAAATTGGCAATGGAACTTTATGATGCACCGTGGATCCAGTGGTATCATGAACAAATGAATCTCAAAAAAGCAAAGCTACATCCTGCGATATGCTTTACTATTTTAGGTCATCATTTAGGAATGAACATTGACACAATCATAGATTATTATTTATACCAAAACGTATCTAGTTTAACTCAGAACGCTGTTAGAGCTATCCCTCTTGGTCAAACTGCCGGACAAAAAGTCGTAACGAACATGATTCCATATATTGAAAAAACACGTCAACACATATTAGAGCTAGCAGAATCTGATTTTGGTATGACTGCTCCAGGATTAGAACTAAACCAAATGGAACATGAAAACGTGAATGTGAGAATATTTATATCATAG
- a CDS encoding ABC transporter substrate-binding protein codes for MRKLLLPLIVLVLVLAACGNNSGNSSKDSDKKAETKSYKTDDGKTIKIPKDPKRIAVVAPSYAGGIKKLGGNIVAVSNQVDQSHILKDKFKGVTKVGDDDVEKVAKQKPDLIIVLDQNKNIKKYKKIAATVPFNYQKHKYLEQQEELGKLLGKEDEVKKWEKQWKEKTAKDGKEIKNKIGKDATVSIFDEFDKKLYTYGDNWGRGGEVLYQAFGLKMSKGQNDLTKKAGWAEVNQEQIEKVAGDYIVSTSAGKSTPGYEKTNIWKNLPAVKKGHVVKVKAETYWYNDPYTLDFMRKDLKKKLMDAK; via the coding sequence ATGAGAAAATTATTATTACCTTTAATTGTCTTAGTCCTAGTATTAGCAGCATGCGGAAACAACTCAGGAAACAGCTCAAAGGACTCAGATAAAAAGGCAGAAACTAAGTCATATAAAACAGATGATGGTAAAACAATTAAAATACCTAAAGATCCAAAACGTATTGCAGTTGTTGCACCTTCATACGCAGGTGGAATTAAAAAATTAGGTGGAAATATCGTTGCAGTAAGTAATCAAGTTGATCAAAGTCATATTTTAAAAGATAAATTTAAAGGTGTTACTAAAGTGGGAGACGACGATGTTGAAAAAGTTGCCAAGCAAAAACCAGATTTAATCATCGTTTTAGATCAAAATAAAAATATTAAAAAATATAAAAAAATTGCAGCTACTGTACCTTTCAATTACCAAAAGCATAAATACCTAGAGCAACAAGAGGAATTAGGTAAATTACTTGGTAAAGAAGACGAAGTTAAAAAATGGGAAAAACAGTGGAAAGAAAAAACAGCTAAAGACGGTAAAGAAATCAAGAACAAGATAGGTAAAGATGCTACAGTTTCAATCTTCGATGAATTTGATAAAAAATTATATACATACGGTGATAACTGGGGCCGTGGTGGCGAAGTATTATATCAAGCATTCGGATTAAAGATGTCTAAAGGTCAAAATGATTTAACTAAAAAAGCAGGTTGGGCAGAAGTAAATCAAGAGCAAATTGAGAAAGTTGCAGGGGATTATATCGTGTCAACTAGTGCCGGTAAATCTACTCCAGGTTATGAAAAAACAAATATCTGGAAAAATTTACCTGCAGTTAAAAAAGGCCACGTTGTTAAGGTAAAAGCTGAAACTTATTGGTATAATGATCCTTATACGTTAGACTTTATGCGTAAAGACTTGAAGAAAAAATTAATGGATGCAAAATAA
- a CDS encoding SarA family transcriptional regulator, producing MGKIKDINDLVNATFQVKKFFRDTKKQYNLNYEEIYILNHILKSESNEISSKEIATCSEFKPYYLTKALQKLKDLNLLSKKRSVHDERTVIVFVTAEQREKIKKLIVELEQYI from the coding sequence ATGGGAAAAATCAAAGATATCAATGATTTGGTCAATGCTACATTTCAAGTAAAAAAGTTTTTCAGAGATACTAAAAAGCAATATAATTTAAATTATGAAGAAATTTATATTCTTAATCACATTTTAAAAAGTGAATCTAACGAAATCTCTTCTAAAGAAATTGCTACATGTTCAGAATTTAAGCCTTATTATTTAACTAAAGCATTACAAAAATTAAAAGACTTGAATTTATTATCAAAAAAACGAAGCGTGCATGATGAAAGAACAGTTATTGTATTTGTAACAGCGGAGCAACGAGAGAAAATTAAAAAATTAATTGTTGAATTAGAACAATATATTTAA
- a CDS encoding MarR family transcriptional regulator, with protein MHQQKIKSFLAHFVLDHISIEYLRVSYNLTVEQLKLLQFIYHFTEKHKEGLSLNAIIFYRNYSKNHLLKLINQLYDFNWLTKKRDPLDQRRLIICLSAVQHEKIALMFEDFKSFLELKSKSIAYINQHTALPYYLNCHDQFESIEKVPSQDQLSLEELYILGLLIINNEPSTYKNIKAHLLKGVVTVSPIIKKLYAKGYINKSRSTEDERNIVLSVNEEKVDYIKSTISECYNSLETGIERL; from the coding sequence ATGCATCAACAGAAGATTAAAAGTTTTCTAGCTCACTTTGTATTAGATCACATTTCGATAGAATATTTGAGAGTTTCCTATAATTTAACGGTGGAACAGTTAAAATTATTACAATTCATATACCATTTTACTGAGAAACATAAAGAAGGATTAAGTTTGAATGCTATTATCTTTTATAGAAATTATTCAAAAAACCATCTTCTTAAATTAATAAATCAACTATATGATTTTAATTGGCTCACTAAAAAACGTGATCCGCTTGATCAACGTCGATTAATCATTTGTCTATCAGCAGTGCAACATGAAAAAATAGCGCTTATGTTTGAGGATTTTAAATCATTTTTAGAATTAAAATCTAAATCCATCGCTTACATTAATCAACATACTGCACTTCCTTATTATTTAAATTGTCATGACCAATTTGAAAGCATTGAAAAAGTGCCATCTCAAGACCAGCTATCTTTAGAAGAGTTATATATATTAGGGCTACTGATTATTAATAATGAACCATCTACTTATAAAAATATTAAAGCTCATTTATTAAAAGGGGTTGTTACAGTCAGCCCTATCATCAAAAAATTGTATGCCAAAGGATATATTAATAAAAGTAGAAGTACTGAAGATGAGAGAAATATTGTTTTAAGTGTTAATGAAGAAAAAGTGGACTACATTAAATCAACCATTAGTGAATGTTACAATAGCTTGGAAACGGGAATAGAACGACTATAA
- the yut gene encoding urea transporter has protein sequence MKTIEVILKNIAQVLLINSKWTGLLVLIGLFVANWKVGLSALLASSVAYFLAPYMNYSQEEIDNGLAGFSPVLTAIALILFIDNNWSGVLITLIATILTLPMGSAIREFLKPYGVSMLTSPFVIMTWITVLIPGQVKHLTTELDIIPGHIKKASFDLGNEHIQFFKSLIEGFSQVFLVPSFIGGLFILVGIFIGSRKAGIYAVIANLVGFVIVGLLGGNYTDINEGLFGYNLVLTAIALGVTFKTTMNSYLVTGCGVLLTVFIHLGLNTLLEPFGLPALTMPFILATWLMLFAGGKHRT, from the coding sequence TTGAAAACAATTGAAGTAATATTGAAAAATATCGCACAGGTATTATTGATTAATAGTAAATGGACTGGTTTATTAGTATTGATTGGTTTATTTGTTGCGAATTGGAAAGTGGGTTTAAGTGCACTTCTTGCTAGTAGTGTTGCTTACTTTCTTGCACCGTATATGAACTACTCACAAGAAGAAATTGACAATGGGTTAGCAGGATTTAGTCCGGTACTAACTGCTATAGCATTAATATTATTCATAGACAATAATTGGAGTGGTGTATTAATTACGTTAATTGCAACAATATTAACACTACCTATGGGTTCAGCAATTAGAGAATTTTTAAAACCATATGGTGTATCTATGCTAACTTCACCTTTTGTCATTATGACTTGGATTACTGTATTAATACCTGGACAAGTTAAACATTTAACTACTGAATTAGATATCATTCCTGGTCATATTAAAAAAGCGTCATTTGATCTTGGGAATGAACATATCCAATTTTTTAAATCTCTTATAGAAGGGTTTAGCCAAGTATTTCTTGTACCAAGTTTTATAGGTGGTTTATTTATCCTAGTTGGTATATTTATAGGTTCTAGGAAGGCTGGCATTTACGCAGTTATTGCTAATCTTGTGGGTTTCGTCATCGTTGGATTATTAGGTGGTAATTATACAGACATCAATGAAGGTTTATTCGGCTATAATTTAGTTTTAACGGCAATTGCACTAGGTGTTACTTTTAAAACAACGATGAATAGCTATTTGGTTACAGGTTGTGGTGTATTGTTAACAGTATTTATACATCTCGGATTAAATACGTTGCTTGAACCTTTTGGTTTGCCTGCATTAACCATGCCGTTTATTTTAGCAACGTGGTTGATGCTGTTTGCAGGAGGGAAACATCGCACTTAA
- the ureC gene encoding urease subunit alpha, with the protein MSFKMTQSQYTSLYGPTVGDSVRLGDTNLFAQVEKDYANFGDEATFGGGKSIRDGMAQNPNVTRDDRNVADLVLTNALIIGYDKVVKADIGVKNGYIFKIGKAGNPDIMDNVDIIIGSNTDIIAAEGKIVTAGGIDTHVHFINPEQAEVALESGITTHIGGGTGASEGTKATTVTPGPWHIHRMLEAAEELPINVGFTGKGQAVNHTALIEQIHAGVIGLKVHEDWGATPSALSHALDVADEFDIQIALHADTLNEAGFMEDTMAAVKNRVLHMYHTEGAGGGHAPDLIKSAAYPNILPSSTNPTLPYTHNTVNEHLDMVMITHHLNASIPEDIAFADSRIRKETIAAEDVLQDMGVFSMISSDSQAMGRVGEVIIRTWQVAHRMKEQRGLLEGDSEYNDNNRIKRYIAKYTINPAITHGISDYVGSIEPGKFADLVVWDPAFFGVKPELIVKGGLINSAVNGDANGSIPTSEPQKYRKMYGQYGGNITHTAMTFVSNTAYENGISRQLNLQRVVRPVKNIRQLSKADMKNNNATPKLDVDPQTYEVFVDGEKITSEAATELPLTQRYFLF; encoded by the coding sequence ATGAGTTTTAAAATGACACAATCTCAGTATACAAGCTTATACGGTCCTACCGTTGGTGATTCAGTGAGATTAGGAGACACAAACCTTTTCGCACAAGTTGAAAAAGACTATGCTAATTTCGGTGATGAAGCTACTTTCGGTGGTGGTAAATCAATTCGCGATGGCATGGCACAAAATCCGAATGTGACCCGAGATGATAGAAACGTAGCGGATCTTGTATTAACGAATGCCCTAATTATCGGTTATGACAAAGTTGTCAAAGCAGATATTGGCGTTAAAAATGGCTACATTTTCAAAATTGGTAAAGCAGGCAATCCTGATATTATGGATAATGTAGATATTATTATTGGTTCAAACACTGACATTATCGCTGCAGAAGGTAAAATCGTTACAGCCGGAGGTATAGATACACACGTACACTTTATCAATCCGGAACAAGCTGAAGTAGCCCTTGAGAGCGGTATTACTACACATATTGGTGGTGGTACTGGTGCATCTGAAGGTACTAAAGCAACTACTGTGACTCCAGGCCCATGGCATATACATCGTATGTTAGAAGCCGCAGAAGAACTCCCTATTAATGTAGGATTTACTGGTAAAGGTCAGGCCGTAAATCATACAGCGCTGATTGAACAAATTCATGCTGGTGTAATCGGTCTTAAAGTACACGAAGACTGGGGTGCTACGCCTTCAGCATTAAGTCATGCATTAGATGTCGCAGACGAATTTGATATCCAAATCGCACTTCATGCGGATACGTTAAACGAAGCTGGCTTTATGGAAGATACGATGGCAGCTGTTAAAAATAGAGTGTTACACATGTACCATACTGAAGGTGCTGGTGGCGGACATGCTCCAGACTTAATTAAATCCGCTGCTTATCCAAATATTTTACCGTCCTCTACAAATCCTACCCTACCTTATACACATAATACTGTAAATGAACACTTAGATATGGTAATGATTACCCATCATTTAAATGCTTCTATACCTGAAGATATTGCTTTCGCAGATTCAAGAATTCGTAAAGAAACGATTGCGGCCGAAGACGTACTGCAAGATATGGGCGTATTCAGTATGATTAGTTCTGACTCACAAGCGATGGGACGTGTGGGTGAAGTGATTATTCGTACTTGGCAAGTTGCCCACCGCATGAAAGAGCAACGCGGATTACTAGAAGGTGACTCTGAATATAATGACAATAATCGTATTAAAAGATATATTGCTAAATATACAATTAACCCTGCTATCACTCATGGTATTTCAGATTACGTTGGTTCAATTGAACCGGGTAAATTTGCCGACCTTGTCGTATGGGACCCAGCATTCTTCGGTGTTAAACCTGAACTTATCGTTAAGGGGGGTCTAATTAATTCAGCTGTGAACGGTGATGCCAATGGTTCTATACCAACTTCAGAACCACAAAAATATCGTAAAATGTATGGTCAATACGGTGGTAACATCACTCATACAGCAATGACTTTTGTATCAAACACTGCTTACGAAAATGGTATATCCCGTCAATTAAATTTACAACGCGTGGTTCGTCCTGTTAAAAATATACGTCAGTTATCTAAAGCAGATATGAAAAATAATAATGCTACACCTAAATTAGATGTAGATCCACAAACCTATGAAGTATTTGTAGATGGTGAAAAAATCACTAGTGAAGCTGCTACTGAATTACCATTAACTCAAAGATACTTCTTATTCTAG
- a CDS encoding PH domain-containing protein: MILDNVNPDDLFPTEKKGPSVLGIIEYNVQGQSEFEGAFIATNERLIMNVDMNGQFYYRNIRYDEVNQVEFDGKDIMFEFNIGKVPMKQIKTEDVQAFVDYVKQKIQ; encoded by the coding sequence ATGATTTTAGATAATGTAAATCCGGACGATTTGTTCCCAACTGAAAAGAAAGGACCTTCTGTTTTAGGTATCATTGAATACAATGTACAGGGGCAAAGTGAATTTGAAGGTGCATTCATTGCTACTAATGAACGTTTGATTATGAATGTAGATATGAATGGTCAATTCTATTATAGAAATATTAGATATGATGAAGTAAATCAAGTGGAATTTGATGGCAAAGATATTATGTTTGAATTTAATATCGGTAAAGTGCCTATGAAACAAATTAAAACTGAAGATGTTCAAGCATTTGTAGATTATGTTAAACAGAAAATTCAATAA